Proteins from a genomic interval of Micromonospora sp. NBC_00389:
- a CDS encoding HTTM domain-containing protein, whose protein sequence is MTRWLTEAVPRGRVAAFRTLIYLFVAADLVIFTPWVRTRVSVPGELYQPLLVGRMLPLPTPTPALVAVIFWALLLLALLAATGRAPRLLGWSVCALYLEWMIIAMSYGKVDHDRFGLLVALAVLPTAGRARHGDTTRTEAGGWALRVTQIAVICTYFLAAWAKLRFGGLDWLTGSVLARAIIRRGTDLADLIAQVPYLLIVAQFGIVAFELFSPVIFLLSARWRVAMVGFFYSFHAVTIATITISFAPHLAAMTSFLPLERVRPLVWARRLAGRPAPASGAFDDPPEPGAEPDPVSAGTESVPLGAQPPAVGRPAGP, encoded by the coding sequence ATGACCCGCTGGCTGACCGAGGCGGTGCCGCGAGGTCGGGTGGCCGCCTTCCGCACCCTGATCTACCTCTTCGTCGCCGCCGACCTGGTGATCTTCACTCCCTGGGTGCGCACCCGGGTCAGCGTGCCCGGCGAGCTGTACCAGCCACTGCTGGTCGGCCGGATGCTCCCGCTGCCCACGCCGACCCCGGCACTGGTGGCGGTGATCTTCTGGGCGCTGCTGCTGCTCGCCCTGCTCGCCGCGACCGGACGGGCGCCCCGGCTGCTCGGCTGGTCGGTCTGCGCGTTGTATCTGGAGTGGATGATCATCGCGATGAGCTACGGAAAGGTCGACCACGACCGGTTCGGGCTGCTCGTCGCGCTGGCCGTGCTGCCCACCGCCGGCCGGGCCCGGCACGGCGACACCACCCGCACCGAGGCCGGCGGCTGGGCGCTGCGGGTCACCCAGATCGCGGTGATCTGCACGTACTTCCTGGCCGCCTGGGCCAAGCTGCGCTTCGGCGGGCTGGACTGGCTGACCGGCTCAGTGCTGGCCCGGGCCATCATTCGGCGCGGCACCGACCTGGCGGACCTGATCGCCCAGGTGCCGTACCTGCTGATCGTCGCCCAGTTCGGCATCGTGGCCTTCGAGCTGTTCAGCCCGGTGATCTTCCTGCTGTCGGCCCGCTGGCGAGTGGCCATGGTCGGCTTCTTCTACTCGTTCCATGCGGTCACCATCGCGACCATCACCATCTCGTTCGCCCCGCACCTGGCCGCGATGACCAGCTTCCTGCCCCTGGAGCGGGTCCGCCCGCTGGTCTGGGCTCGCCGGCTCGCCGGCCGCCCCGCGCCAGCGAGCGGCGCGTTCGACGACCCACCGGAGCCCGGCGCGGAACCGGACCCGGTGAGTGCCGGCACGGAGTCGGTGCCGCTCGGCGCTCAGCCCCCGGCGGTCGGGCGACCAGCAGGGCCGTAG
- the trxA gene encoding thioredoxin, translating to MATVELTSTNFDEVTGNDGIVLVDFWADWCGPCKRFAPVYERSSEKHQNIVFGKVDTEAQQELGAKFDIRSIPTIMAIRDGVIVFAQPGALPESALENLIEQVEALDMDDVRKQLAEHKH from the coding sequence ATGGCAACCGTTGAGCTGACCTCGACGAACTTCGACGAGGTGACCGGCAACGACGGCATCGTCCTGGTCGACTTCTGGGCCGACTGGTGTGGTCCGTGCAAGCGGTTCGCCCCGGTCTACGAGCGCTCCTCGGAGAAGCACCAGAACATCGTCTTCGGCAAGGTCGACACCGAGGCGCAGCAGGAGCTGGGCGCCAAGTTCGACATCCGCTCGATCCCGACGATCATGGCGATCCGCGACGGCGTCATCGTCTTCGCCCAGCCGGGAGCTCTCCCCGAGTCCGCGCTGGAGAACCTGATCGAGCAGGTGGAGGCGCTGGACATGGACGACGTCCGCAAGCAGCTGGCCGAGCACAAGCACTGA
- a CDS encoding MaoC family dehydratase, with product MQFGRYYEEFEVGAVYRHWPGKTVTEYDDHLFCLLTMNHHPLHMDAHYAETASQFKRNVVVGNYIYSLLLGMSVPDVSGKAIANLEVESLRHVAPTFHGDTIYGETTVLDKRESGSKPDRGVVSVETRGYNQDGTMVCVFRRKVMVPKREYAASAVPDGVDPERPSFPEPR from the coding sequence ATGCAGTTCGGCCGTTACTACGAGGAGTTCGAGGTCGGAGCGGTCTACCGGCACTGGCCGGGCAAGACCGTCACCGAGTACGACGACCACCTCTTCTGCCTGCTCACCATGAACCACCACCCGCTGCACATGGACGCGCACTACGCCGAGACGGCCAGCCAGTTCAAGCGCAACGTCGTGGTCGGCAACTACATCTACTCGCTGCTGCTCGGCATGTCGGTGCCGGATGTCAGCGGCAAGGCGATCGCCAACCTGGAGGTCGAGTCGCTGCGACACGTGGCGCCCACCTTCCACGGCGACACCATCTACGGCGAGACCACCGTGCTGGACAAGCGCGAGTCCGGCTCCAAGCCCGACCGGGGCGTGGTGTCGGTGGAGACCCGCGGCTACAACCAGGACGGCACCATGGTCTGCGTCTTCCGCCGCAAGGTCATGGTCCCCAAGCGGGAGTACGCGGCCAGCGCCGTCCCCGACGGAGTGGACCCGGAGCGACCCAGCTTCCCCGAGCCGCGCTGA
- a CDS encoding TrmH family RNA methyltransferase: MTDDQFEVGVGPWPGDPPDDPRYDPQLLAEGDRRNVVDRYRYWRHEAIVADLDLHRHGFHVAIENWQHDFNIGTVVRNANAFLAAEVHIVGRRRWNRRGAMVTDRYQHVRHHETIEEFVGWAAERGLPVFGIDNLPGSRPLETGTLPRDCVLLFGQEGPGLSEPARAACAQLYSIAQYGSTRSINAGVASGIAMHAWIRTHAGPPPD; this comes from the coding sequence GTGACCGACGACCAGTTCGAGGTGGGCGTGGGCCCCTGGCCAGGGGACCCGCCGGACGACCCGCGCTACGACCCGCAGTTGCTGGCCGAGGGGGACCGGCGCAACGTGGTCGACCGCTACCGCTACTGGCGGCACGAGGCGATCGTCGCGGACCTCGACCTGCACCGGCACGGCTTTCACGTCGCCATCGAGAACTGGCAGCACGATTTCAACATCGGCACGGTGGTCCGCAACGCGAACGCGTTCCTCGCCGCCGAGGTGCACATCGTCGGACGGCGTCGGTGGAACCGGCGCGGCGCCATGGTGACCGATCGCTACCAGCACGTCCGGCACCACGAGACCATCGAGGAGTTCGTCGGCTGGGCGGCCGAGCGAGGGCTGCCGGTGTTCGGTATCGACAACCTGCCCGGCTCGCGCCCGCTGGAGACCGGCACCCTGCCGCGGGACTGCGTGCTGCTGTTCGGCCAGGAGGGGCCCGGTCTCTCCGAACCGGCGCGCGCCGCCTGCGCCCAGCTCTACTCCATCGCCCAGTACGGCTCCACCCGGTCGATCAACGCGGGCGTGGCCAGCGGCATCGCCATGCACGCCTGGATCCGTACCCACGCCGGCCCGCCGCCGGACTGA
- a CDS encoding DUF6758 family protein, translating to MSCPRCGGPVRAPDLMHTESRCLRCGPVPPLHVPEHIGAEIVASVVDRITATAGPPGTPLWCPWPLPLGWTLTGVAYAGDDRTGVRATAVACAGPAPLGGGPADLVFVAEEPGVGLGTRLAGLAGPDPGPELVDALTDPGPGHPEHVGQARIRVGGHPTPLWLVNSPTDRSAYAGEARGMWLHAIAWPASAGHLLAEDVVLHDLTEWTPPELVYGAPSPYLPGRPDNLPD from the coding sequence GTGAGTTGTCCGAGATGCGGGGGCCCAGTGCGGGCGCCGGATCTGATGCACACCGAATCGAGGTGCCTGCGCTGCGGCCCGGTGCCGCCGCTGCACGTGCCCGAGCACATCGGAGCGGAGATCGTGGCGAGCGTGGTGGACCGGATCACCGCGACCGCGGGTCCACCCGGTACCCCGCTGTGGTGCCCGTGGCCACTACCGCTCGGCTGGACCCTGACCGGTGTGGCGTACGCCGGGGACGACCGGACGGGAGTGCGGGCGACCGCGGTGGCCTGCGCCGGCCCGGCGCCGCTCGGTGGTGGCCCGGCGGACCTGGTTTTCGTGGCCGAGGAGCCGGGCGTGGGCCTGGGCACCAGGCTGGCCGGCCTGGCCGGTCCGGACCCCGGGCCGGAGTTGGTCGACGCGTTGACCGACCCCGGGCCAGGTCACCCCGAGCACGTCGGGCAGGCCCGGATCCGGGTCGGCGGGCACCCAACTCCACTGTGGCTGGTGAATTCGCCGACGGATCGAAGCGCGTACGCCGGCGAGGCTCGGGGAATGTGGCTGCATGCGATAGCCTGGCCGGCGAGTGCGGGTCACCTACTCGCGGAAGATGTCGTGCTACACGACCTGACCGAGTGGACTCCGCCCGAACTCGTGTACGGCGCACCGTCCCCGTACCTGCCCGGGAGGCCTGACAACCTTCCGGATTGA
- a CDS encoding PH domain-containing protein yields the protein MGSPSGPPFDPDDPDRARRERDTEPIPRIGPDDGPGYGAGPGLSDGPSLSDDVGYGDGPGYAGEGRSGRAWIRDPEAGYQPPQISEDELAGLRADATGSTPRRVLPLEDEPSSLVARYLFPTERYRGEWKRHWIHLTTPLLIGIAATFVLGYLSGFLAGQNVGALTTIAVLLWFAVMGWVAWKVADWWYDRFILTNKRVMVVNGIITRRVAMMPLVRVTDMKYEQTPSGRALNYGTFVLESAGQEQALREIKNLPNPNELYLRVVEEMYEPQAVEARLGKEADEAKADDGA from the coding sequence ATGGGCAGCCCCTCCGGTCCACCCTTCGACCCGGACGACCCCGATCGGGCCCGCCGGGAGCGCGACACCGAGCCGATTCCGCGGATCGGGCCAGACGACGGCCCGGGCTACGGTGCCGGGCCCGGCCTGTCCGACGGTCCGTCCCTATCGGACGACGTCGGCTACGGCGATGGGCCCGGCTATGCCGGCGAGGGTCGTTCCGGTCGCGCCTGGATCCGTGATCCAGAGGCCGGCTACCAGCCGCCGCAGATCTCCGAGGACGAGCTGGCCGGGTTGCGCGCCGACGCGACCGGCTCGACTCCCCGGCGAGTGCTGCCACTGGAGGACGAGCCCAGCTCCCTGGTCGCCCGCTACCTCTTCCCCACCGAGCGCTACCGGGGTGAGTGGAAGCGGCACTGGATCCACCTCACCACCCCGCTGTTGATCGGCATCGCGGCGACCTTCGTGCTCGGTTACCTCTCCGGCTTCCTCGCCGGGCAGAACGTGGGCGCGCTGACCACCATCGCCGTGCTGCTCTGGTTCGCGGTGATGGGTTGGGTGGCCTGGAAGGTCGCCGACTGGTGGTATGACCGGTTCATTCTGACCAACAAGCGGGTCATGGTGGTCAACGGCATCATCACCCGCCGGGTCGCCATGATGCCGCTGGTCCGGGTCACCGACATGAAGTACGAGCAGACGCCGAGCGGCCGGGCACTCAACTACGGCACCTTCGTGCTGGAGTCCGCCGGCCAGGAGCAGGCGCTGCGCGAGATCAAGAACCTGCCCAACCCGAACGAGCTCTACCTGCGAGTGGTCGAGGAGATGTACGAGCCGCAGGCGGTCGAGGCCCGGCTGGGCAAGGAGGCCGACGAGGCCAAGGCCGACGACGGGGCGTGA
- a CDS encoding SigE family RNA polymerase sigma factor, whose translation MVASRDPLEEEFRDFVAARSAALLRTAYLLTGDWATAEDLLQTALTKTYLAWKRLGGIEAVEPYARRVMVNTSTSWWRRRWHGERPTEVLPERAGVDEIEQQLDRDLLWRHLRELPNRQRAVLVLRYYEDMSEAQTAAMLDISPGTVKSQASRALSTLRRRMGADAPDLVGGSATERRTAAGTDRAGGAGAPTAPAPATGAAAARQPRTASGRAAPRPATPRAAVPRPAVPRQAEVPVEMPAAPAAVPVGTGSGEQR comes from the coding sequence ATGGTGGCGAGCAGGGACCCGTTGGAGGAGGAGTTTCGCGACTTCGTCGCGGCTCGCTCCGCCGCCCTGCTGCGCACCGCGTATCTGCTCACCGGCGACTGGGCCACGGCCGAAGACCTGCTCCAGACGGCACTGACCAAGACCTACCTGGCGTGGAAGCGGCTCGGCGGGATCGAGGCCGTCGAGCCGTACGCCCGCCGCGTGATGGTCAATACATCGACGAGTTGGTGGCGGCGGCGCTGGCACGGTGAGCGCCCCACCGAGGTGCTGCCCGAGCGGGCCGGCGTCGACGAGATCGAACAGCAACTGGATCGTGACCTTCTCTGGCGGCACCTCAGAGAGCTGCCCAACCGGCAGCGGGCGGTGCTGGTGCTGCGCTACTACGAGGACATGTCGGAGGCGCAGACCGCCGCGATGCTCGACATCTCCCCGGGCACGGTGAAGAGCCAGGCCTCCCGGGCGCTGTCCACGCTGCGCCGGCGAATGGGAGCCGACGCGCCGGACCTGGTCGGCGGGTCCGCCACCGAGCGCCGGACGGCCGCCGGCACCGACCGGGCCGGCGGCGCGGGCGCCCCGACCGCGCCAGCCCCCGCCACCGGAGCCGCCGCGGCCAGGCAGCCCCGGACGGCGTCCGGCCGAGCCGCGCCTCGTCCGGCCACGCCCCGCGCTGCCGTGCCCCGTCCGGCCGTGCCCCGCCAAGCCGAAGTGCCGGTCGAGATGCCCGCAGCCCCGGCGGCCGTGCCCGTCGGCACGGGCTCCGGTGAGCAGCGGTGA
- a CDS encoding PHP domain-containing protein: MTSRTGPSPRIDLHAHSTASDGTLSPAELVRAAAHAGLDVLAITDHDTTAGWAPAVRALPPGLRLIRGAELSCRWSGVQPAVPLHLLAYLFDPDHPELVAELARVRVAREERGERIVTLLRADGIDVSWPDILAGAGGGTVGRPHIAQALIRAGLVGNTREAFGPDWLGERYRLPKEDIDVFRAIRLVREAGGVPVFAHPRATRRGRVVPDELIAELAAAGLAGLEADHEDHSPAEQAHVRGLAAELGLLVTGSSDFHGTHKTVQLGAFTTSVEAYERIVAAGVTEVASG, encoded by the coding sequence GTGACCTCGCGTACCGGCCCGTCCCCGCGGATCGACCTGCACGCCCACTCGACGGCCAGCGATGGCACGCTGAGCCCGGCCGAACTGGTCCGTGCGGCCGCGCACGCCGGGCTGGACGTGCTGGCGATCACCGACCACGACACCACCGCCGGCTGGGCTCCGGCCGTGCGGGCGCTGCCACCCGGGCTGCGCCTGATCCGGGGTGCGGAGCTGTCCTGTCGCTGGTCCGGCGTGCAGCCGGCGGTGCCGTTGCACCTGCTGGCGTACCTGTTCGACCCGGACCACCCGGAGTTGGTCGCCGAGCTGGCCCGGGTGCGGGTCGCCCGCGAGGAGCGGGGCGAACGGATCGTCACGCTGCTGCGCGCCGACGGCATCGACGTGAGCTGGCCGGACATCCTGGCCGGCGCGGGCGGCGGCACGGTGGGTCGGCCGCACATCGCGCAGGCGCTGATCCGGGCCGGCCTGGTCGGCAACACCCGCGAGGCGTTCGGCCCGGACTGGCTGGGCGAGCGGTACCGGCTGCCCAAGGAGGACATCGACGTGTTCCGGGCGATCCGGCTGGTCCGGGAGGCCGGCGGCGTGCCGGTCTTCGCCCATCCGCGAGCCACCCGACGCGGCCGGGTGGTGCCCGACGAGCTGATCGCCGAGCTGGCCGCCGCCGGGCTGGCCGGCCTGGAGGCCGACCACGAGGACCACAGCCCGGCCGAGCAGGCGCACGTACGGGGGCTCGCCGCCGAGCTGGGCCTGCTGGTCACCGGCTCCTCGGACTTCCACGGCACCCACAAGACCGTCCAGCTCGGCGCGTTCACCACCAGCGTCGAGGCGTACGAGCGGATCGTCGCCGCCGGGGTGACCGAGGTCGCTTCGGGCTGA
- a CDS encoding MarC family protein: protein MDLKLFGEVFVTLLVITDPPGMMPIFLALTGPLTARDRNRAAWQAVALALGVIVVFAVAGQTLLDYLHVDLPALQAAGGLLLILVALELLTGKTDDPSQQATSNIALVPLGTPLLAGPGAIVATMLFVQQADGLGDFTAIAAAILAVMVAVWIVLRFSGGIVKILRPGGIEVLTRIAGLLLAAIAVQLIADAVAAFVTQYMNMT, encoded by the coding sequence GTGGATCTGAAGCTGTTCGGCGAGGTTTTCGTGACCCTGCTGGTGATCACCGACCCGCCGGGCATGATGCCGATCTTCCTTGCGCTGACCGGCCCGCTGACGGCCCGGGACCGCAACCGGGCAGCCTGGCAGGCGGTCGCGCTGGCGCTCGGCGTGATCGTGGTCTTCGCGGTGGCCGGGCAGACCCTGCTCGACTACCTGCACGTTGACCTGCCGGCCCTGCAGGCGGCAGGTGGGCTGCTGCTCATTCTGGTCGCCCTGGAACTGCTGACCGGCAAGACCGACGACCCCAGTCAGCAGGCCACCTCGAACATCGCGCTGGTGCCGCTGGGCACCCCGCTGCTGGCCGGCCCCGGCGCCATCGTCGCGACCATGCTCTTCGTCCAGCAGGCCGACGGGCTGGGCGACTTCACCGCCATCGCCGCGGCGATCCTCGCCGTGATGGTCGCGGTGTGGATCGTGCTGCGCTTCTCCGGTGGCATCGTGAAGATCCTGCGCCCCGGCGGGATCGAAGTGCTGACCCGGATCGCCGGCCTGTTGCTGGCCGCGATCGCCGTGCAGCTCATCGCCGACGCGGTGGCCGCCTTCGTCACGCAGTACATGAACATGACCTGA
- a CDS encoding RecB family exonuclease, translated as MSGVDGRIAGVRRASSAGRPAAGGRAPQQRAGGAEQLGFEGMPERLFVCTPSKLGTYADCPRRYRYSYVDRPAPPKGPPWAHNSLGASVHTALKNWYALPADRRRPEALAALLKGTWVREGYRDDEQERAAYRRALGWLEAYVETLEPEADPLGVERVVAVKTAVLAFNGRADRIDSRPGPDGQELVIVDYKTGRTGLDTDDARGSQALALYAYAAERVFRRPCRRVELHHLPTGTVAAHDHTVESLARQLTRAEETARDIMVAERTVADGGDPDEAFPVAPGSRCGWCDFRRHCPTGAQTPGKEPWAAMDRPADG; from the coding sequence ATGTCGGGGGTGGATGGCAGGATCGCAGGCGTGCGAAGAGCCTCTTCAGCCGGACGACCCGCCGCTGGCGGCCGGGCCCCACAGCAGCGCGCCGGCGGCGCCGAGCAGCTCGGCTTCGAGGGCATGCCGGAGCGGCTCTTCGTCTGCACCCCGAGCAAACTCGGCACGTACGCGGACTGCCCGCGCCGCTACCGCTACTCCTACGTCGACCGGCCGGCCCCGCCCAAGGGCCCGCCGTGGGCGCACAACTCGCTCGGCGCCAGCGTGCACACCGCCCTGAAAAACTGGTATGCCCTGCCCGCCGACCGGCGCCGCCCTGAGGCGCTGGCCGCCCTGCTCAAGGGCACCTGGGTCCGCGAGGGCTACCGCGACGACGAGCAGGAGCGGGCCGCCTACCGGCGGGCGTTGGGCTGGCTGGAGGCGTACGTGGAGACGCTGGAGCCGGAGGCCGACCCGCTCGGCGTGGAGCGGGTGGTGGCGGTCAAGACCGCGGTGCTGGCCTTCAACGGTCGAGCCGACCGCATCGACTCCCGCCCCGGGCCGGACGGCCAGGAGCTGGTCATCGTCGACTACAAGACCGGCCGGACCGGGCTCGACACGGACGACGCCCGGGGCTCGCAGGCGCTGGCGCTCTACGCGTACGCGGCCGAGCGGGTGTTCCGCCGGCCGTGCCGTCGGGTGGAGTTGCACCACCTGCCGACCGGCACCGTCGCCGCCCATGACCACACCGTCGAGTCGCTGGCCCGGCAGTTGACGCGGGCCGAGGAGACCGCGCGCGACATCATGGTGGCCGAGCGGACGGTCGCCGACGGCGGCGACCCGGATGAGGCGTTCCCGGTGGCGCCCGGCTCCCGTTGTGGCTGGTGCGACTTCCGGCGCCACTGCCCGACGGGGGCGCAGACGCCGGGCAAGGAGCCGTGGGCGGCCATGGACCGGCCCGCCGACGGCTGA
- a CDS encoding oxygenase MpaB family protein, whose protein sequence is MDSDDLGLFGPGSVTWKVHEEPILIVAGLRSLYLQALHPLAMAGVAQNSNYRTDAWGRLVRTATYVATTVYGTTAEAEAAGARLRRLHGRMRATDPLTGEEFRIDDPDLLRWVHVTEVESFLSTARRAGLPLTDDEVDGYYTEQRRSAALVGLDPTSVPGTAAEVAAYYRAVRPELRMTREAAETALFLTAPPLPWKLSLPARLGLTLGPPRWAYLGIAGTALALLPAWAHRMYGGLGLPTTALTADLTVRALRLALGAVPRRYIEGPLLQAAKQRAERLTATPLAG, encoded by the coding sequence GTGGACTCCGATGACCTCGGTCTCTTCGGTCCGGGTTCGGTCACGTGGAAGGTGCACGAGGAGCCGATCCTGATCGTCGCCGGCCTGCGCTCGCTCTACCTCCAGGCGTTGCACCCGCTGGCGATGGCCGGGGTCGCGCAGAACAGCAACTACCGCACCGACGCTTGGGGCCGCCTGGTCCGCACCGCCACCTACGTGGCGACCACCGTCTACGGGACCACCGCCGAGGCGGAGGCAGCCGGAGCGCGGCTGCGCCGGCTGCACGGCCGGATGCGGGCCACCGACCCGCTCACCGGCGAGGAGTTCCGGATCGACGATCCGGACCTGCTGCGCTGGGTGCACGTCACCGAGGTCGAGTCGTTCCTCAGCACGGCCCGCCGGGCCGGACTGCCGCTCACCGACGATGAGGTGGACGGCTACTACACCGAGCAACGCCGCTCCGCCGCGCTGGTCGGCCTGGACCCGACCAGCGTCCCGGGCACCGCCGCCGAGGTGGCGGCGTACTACCGCGCCGTGCGGCCGGAGCTGCGGATGACCCGGGAGGCCGCGGAGACCGCGCTCTTCCTCACCGCCCCGCCGCTGCCGTGGAAGCTCAGCCTGCCGGCCCGGCTGGGGCTCACCCTCGGGCCACCGCGCTGGGCGTACCTGGGGATCGCCGGGACCGCGCTCGCGCTGCTGCCGGCCTGGGCCCACCGGATGTACGGCGGGCTCGGGCTGCCCACCACCGCGCTGACGGCGGACCTGACCGTGCGCGCCCTGCGGCTGGCGCTCGGCGCGGTGCCCCGCCGCTACATCGAGGGACCGTTGTTACAGGCCGCGAAGCAGCGGGCGGAACGGCTCACCGCCACCCCGCTGGCCGGCTGA
- a CDS encoding Fur family transcriptional regulator yields MSAAEELLRSRGLRVTRPRLAVLDVLAGGGHLEVDEITRQVRERLDSVSTQAVYDVLGALSRAGLSRRIEPAGSPARYEARTGDNHHHVVCRGCGEIADIDCTVGSAPCLEANVAHGFEVDEAEVTFWGLCPGCQARRSADS; encoded by the coding sequence ATGTCCGCTGCCGAGGAGCTGCTGCGATCGAGAGGCCTGCGCGTCACCCGACCGCGCCTCGCGGTGCTGGACGTGCTGGCCGGCGGCGGTCACCTGGAGGTCGACGAGATCACCCGGCAGGTCCGCGAACGCCTCGACTCGGTCTCCACCCAGGCGGTCTACGACGTGCTGGGGGCGCTGTCCCGGGCCGGGCTGTCCCGCCGGATCGAGCCGGCCGGCAGTCCCGCCCGCTACGAGGCGCGTACCGGCGACAACCACCACCACGTGGTCTGCCGGGGCTGCGGCGAGATCGCCGACATCGACTGCACGGTGGGCAGCGCTCCCTGCCTGGAGGCGAACGTCGCGCACGGCTTCGAGGTGGACGAGGCGGAAGTGACGTTCTGGGGTCTCTGCCCGGGCTGCCAGGCCCGCCGCTCCGCCGACAGCTGA
- a CDS encoding DUF2231 domain-containing protein, whose amino-acid sequence MFEEILGLPVHVLVVHAVVVFVPLLAVLAIAYVGLPRWRHRLDWALGFLAVAAPLTTFVAVQSGEAFTDALVAKGFQGPILDQIFEHSRYGDILFRIVLPLGIVAILLLVATSGHPRVPRLPALVTPVLAVAVVALSIAALVYVYLTGHSGAQAVWSTTL is encoded by the coding sequence ATGTTCGAGGAGATCCTGGGTCTACCGGTACACGTCCTGGTGGTCCACGCGGTGGTCGTGTTCGTGCCGCTGCTGGCCGTGCTGGCCATCGCGTACGTGGGGCTGCCGCGCTGGCGGCACCGGCTGGACTGGGCACTGGGCTTCCTCGCCGTGGCCGCGCCGCTGACCACCTTCGTGGCCGTCCAGTCGGGTGAGGCGTTCACCGACGCGCTGGTCGCCAAGGGTTTTCAGGGCCCGATCCTCGACCAGATCTTCGAGCACTCCCGCTACGGCGACATCCTGTTCCGGATCGTGCTGCCGCTCGGGATCGTGGCGATCCTGCTGCTGGTGGCGACCAGCGGGCATCCCCGGGTGCCGAGGCTGCCGGCGCTGGTGACCCCGGTGCTGGCGGTGGCGGTCGTCGCGCTGTCCATCGCCGCCCTGGTCTACGTCTACCTGACCGGCCACTCCGGCGCCCAGGCCGTCTGGAGCACCACCCTCTGA
- a CDS encoding flagellar biosynthesis protein FlgA yields the protein MPTGSSAAADGTQATSGPLPLPSGAVGVPVRLAEPAALAVVRPGARVDLLAAPPGGTGTEAALLAPRALVLDVLGAGATDGSAALYLALRPDQAQRAVGLPEGSRFAIVVRG from the coding sequence GTGCCGACCGGGAGTAGCGCGGCAGCCGACGGGACGCAGGCGACGTCCGGGCCGTTACCGCTGCCCAGCGGCGCGGTCGGGGTGCCGGTCCGGCTGGCCGAGCCGGCCGCACTGGCGGTCGTCCGCCCCGGGGCACGGGTCGATCTGCTGGCGGCGCCACCGGGCGGGACGGGCACCGAGGCGGCGCTGCTCGCTCCCCGAGCGCTGGTGCTGGACGTGCTGGGTGCCGGGGCGACAGACGGGTCCGCGGCGCTCTATCTGGCGCTCCGCCCCGACCAGGCGCAACGCGCGGTCGGGCTGCCCGAGGGAAGCCGGTTCGCCATCGTCGTCCGCGGTTGA
- a CDS encoding 5-formyltetrahydrofolate cyclo-ligase, whose product MPEFSDEAEVTRVTKRDTRAELLARRRSLSGPARAAAAGRVQAELVALVRRLRPSRMTAYVPVGSEPGGADLPEVLRAALPADAELLLPVLRDDLDLDWAAYTGPDALIAAGRGIREPTGARLGVAAVTAAELVVVPALAVDRQGRRLGRGGGSYDRALARVPTATLTVVPLHDGELVEALPVEPHDRPVRAVVTPAEGMRTLDAGPGTAHGVAPHTSAGRTRAE is encoded by the coding sequence GTGCCGGAATTTTCTGATGAAGCGGAAGTGACCCGAGTGACCAAGCGGGACACCCGCGCCGAGCTGCTCGCCCGCCGCCGGTCGCTGTCCGGGCCGGCCCGGGCCGCAGCCGCCGGGCGCGTCCAGGCCGAGCTGGTCGCGCTGGTACGCCGGCTGCGCCCCAGCCGGATGACGGCGTACGTGCCGGTCGGTTCCGAACCGGGCGGGGCTGATCTACCGGAGGTGCTGCGGGCGGCGCTGCCGGCCGACGCCGAGCTGCTGCTGCCGGTGCTCCGTGACGACCTGGATCTGGACTGGGCGGCGTATACCGGACCGGACGCTTTGATCGCTGCCGGCCGGGGTATCCGGGAGCCGACCGGTGCCCGGCTGGGGGTGGCCGCGGTGACCGCCGCGGAGTTGGTGGTCGTACCGGCTCTGGCGGTCGACCGGCAGGGCCGGCGGCTGGGGCGTGGCGGCGGCTCGTACGACCGGGCGCTGGCCCGGGTGCCCACGGCGACGCTGACCGTGGTCCCGTTGCACGATGGCGAGCTGGTCGAGGCGTTGCCCGTCGAGCCGCACGACCGCCCGGTCCGCGCGGTCGTCACCCCGGCCGAGGGCATGCGTACGCTTGACGCCGGCCCGGGTACGGCGCATGGTGTCGCGCCCCACACGTCCGCTGGACGAACCCGGGCCGAATGA